In the genome of Scylla paramamosain isolate STU-SP2022 chromosome 49, ASM3559412v1, whole genome shotgun sequence, one region contains:
- the LOC135095489 gene encoding uncharacterized protein LOC135095489 — protein sequence MEDLDVRKASGSDGVSSWILKECGKQLAEGKISIDWKRADIVPIYKKECREELLNYNRPVSLTSVDAKICERIIKDRWIKYPEDKNRLIDGHFGYIEVKSCSTNLICFYSRVTDIVQERDGWADGIYLDLRKTFDKMSHKRLL from the coding sequence atggaggatCTTGATGTGAGAAAAGCCTCGGGGTCGGATGGAGTGTCAAGTTGGATCCTGAAGGAATGTGGCAAACAATTGGCAGAGGGTAAAATCTCcatagactggaagagagcagaCATTGTTCCAATTTATAAAAAGGAGTGTCGGGAAGAACTGTTGAATTATAACAGACCAGTGTCCCTGACAAGTGTGGATGCTAAGATTTGTGAGAGAATAATTAAAGATAGGTGGATAAAGTACCCAGAAGACAAGAACAGATTGATTGACGGGCATTTTGGTTATATAGAAGTAAAGTCTTGCTCAACAAATTTGATATGTTTCTACTCGAGGGTGACAGATATAGTACAAGAAAGAGATGGCTGGGCAGATGGAATTTATCTGGATCTACGGAAAACATTTGATAAGATGTCACATAAAAGGCTGCTGTGA
- the LOC135095488 gene encoding uncharacterized protein LOC135095488: MQHTTPHVYHNHTAPHHTPRHHILLHNTIPHHTAPHHTPRHHILLHNTIPHHTAPQCTTPLHTTRAPHHTTLHHIPSNHAALHFTTRHHTTLHCTKSHHAAQHHTTSPHKAPHCITPHHTSPHNTTSHPTTPHHIALDSTTPHCITPQHTTPHNNTLHHTTPHPPTTPHHTTLHYTTLHCTAPQHYTIALHNNPPHHITVYHTLPHHSPPHHSPPHHIPTHHTTPHRVSLYHTKSHCTAPHHTAPHPSTPHVHHNTTSHPLHTTHAPHLTTSHHTAPHHTKPHWTTSHCPTPHHTTPYYTTPHTTPHNTPISQQQCTGLHSPASTPNTPLNTPHTRQSATVYRITQANKHTTHHTPASQLATVYRITQANKHTTHHTPHTSQLTTVYRISEDNTGQPTHHTYHIIHHKASVRC; the protein is encoded by the coding sequence ATGCAGCATACTACACCACACGTGTACCAcaaccacactgcaccacaccacactcccCGACACCACATCTTACTGCACAACActataccacaccacactgcaccacaccacactcccCGACACCACATCTTACTGCAcaacaccataccacaccacactgcaccacaatGCACCACACCCCTTCATACCACAcgtgcaccacaccacactacacttcACCACATTCCATCAAACCACGCCGCACTACACTTCACCACAcgacaccacaccacactgcactgcACCAAATCGCACCACGCtgcacaacaccacacaacatcaccccacaaagcaccacactgcatcacaccacaccacacttcaccacacaacaccacatcacaccccaccacaccacaccacatcgcACTAgacagcaccacaccacactgcatcaCACCGCAACACACTACACCTCACAAcaacacactgcatcacaccacaccccatccacccaccacaccacaccacaccacactgcactacaccacactacactgcaCCGCACCACAGCACTACACAATTGCACTACACAACaacccaccacaccacatcacagtATACCACACCCTGCCACACCACagcccaccacaccacagcccaccacaccacatcccaacacaccacactacaccccACCGCGTCTCACTATATCACACCAAATCACACTGCACCGCACCACATCATACTGCACCACACCCCTCCACACCACACGTGCACCACAACACTACATCACACCCCCTCCACACTACGCAtgcaccacacctcaccacatcacaccacactgcaccacaccacaccaaaccACACTGGACCACATCACACTGtcccacaccacatcacaccacaccatactacacaacaccacacacgacaccacacaacacaccaatcAGCCAACAACAGTGTACAGGATTACACAGCCCAGCCAGCACACCAAACACCCCActcaacacaccacacaccaggcaGTCAGCAACAGTGTACAGGATTACACAGGCCAAcaagcacaccacacaccacacaccagccagtcagttagcaACAGTGTACAGGATTACACAGGCCAAcaagcacaccacacaccacacaccacacaccagccagtTAACAACAGTGTACAGGATAAGTGAGGATAACACAGGCCAGCCAACACATCACACATACCACATCATACACCACAAAGCCAGTGTTAGATGTTGA